In Spiroplasma sp. SV19, one DNA window encodes the following:
- the cysS gene encoding cysteine--tRNA ligase encodes MKLYNTLTRDFTNYGQTKKVNIYACGPTVYNYIHIGNARAIISVDLLVSFLQFQGIEVNYVQNYTDIDDKIINKAAAENKTEQEIAEFYIQAFEEDVTNLNVKKPTRRVRVTDHINDIVSFIQALIQIGAAYEINGNVYFNIAKYQGVYGCLANKKLAELAVNARIEHDANKHSQYDFALWKNTSVGLSFPFDNINGQKYMGRPGWHTECAVLIDKFFNHQTIDIHAGGIDLVFPHHENERIQFFAKNHGKEISKIWMHNGHLNVANEKMSKSLDNSILVRDFIKSYGANTLRYLLYATNYTQPLNVTDTIIGVVQNETEKILKVLKAINLFLAEYDLSYNLANHGEYVKKVLAELTNNLNSPNVLTIISQMIKMINTQLRNKMLDLQLASDFYNIIFNIMNFNFQLPVISSEIRQYLLEWIKSKDSKDFVKADELRKVLLEKDIL; translated from the coding sequence ATGAAATTATATAATACTTTGACTCGTGATTTTACAAATTATGGTCAAACAAAAAAAGTTAATATTTATGCATGTGGGCCAACAGTTTACAATTATATTCATATTGGGAATGCTCGTGCGATTATTAGTGTTGATTTATTAGTTAGTTTTTTACAATTTCAAGGCATTGAAGTTAACTATGTGCAAAATTATACGGATATTGATGATAAAATCATTAATAAAGCTGCTGCGGAAAATAAAACAGAGCAAGAAATTGCCGAATTTTATATTCAAGCCTTTGAAGAAGATGTTACTAATTTAAATGTTAAAAAACCAACAAGACGAGTGCGGGTTACTGACCATATTAATGATATTGTTAGTTTTATTCAAGCCTTAATTCAAATTGGTGCAGCATATGAAATTAACGGTAATGTTTATTTTAATATTGCAAAATATCAAGGAGTTTATGGCTGTTTAGCGAATAAGAAATTAGCAGAATTAGCAGTTAATGCTCGGATTGAACATGATGCAAATAAACATAGTCAATATGATTTTGCTTTGTGAAAAAATACTTCGGTAGGACTTTCATTTCCATTTGATAATATTAATGGTCAAAAGTATATGGGTCGCCCAGGATGACATACTGAATGTGCTGTTTTAATTGACAAATTTTTTAATCATCAAACAATTGATATTCATGCCGGTGGAATTGATTTGGTTTTTCCTCACCATGAGAATGAGCGAATTCAATTTTTTGCTAAAAATCATGGCAAAGAAATTAGCAAAATTTGAATGCATAATGGACATTTAAATGTTGCTAATGAAAAAATGAGTAAGTCATTAGATAATAGTATTTTAGTGCGTGATTTTATTAAATCATATGGTGCTAATACATTACGATACTTATTATATGCAACTAATTATACTCAACCCTTAAATGTAACTGATACTATTATTGGTGTTGTTCAAAATGAAACCGAGAAAATTTTAAAAGTTTTAAAAGCAATTAATTTATTTTTAGCAGAATATGATTTAAGTTATAATTTAGCAAATCATGGTGAATATGTCAAAAAAGTTCTTGCTGAGTTAACCAATAATTTAAATAGTCCTAATGTTTTAACAATTATTAGTCAAATGATAAAAATGATTAATACGCAATTACGTAATAAAATGTTAGATCTACAATTAGCTAGTGATTTTTATAATATTATTTTTAATATTATGAATTTCAATTTTCAATTACCAGTTATTAGTAGTGAAATTCGTCAATATTTATTAGAATGAATTAAGTCGAAGGATAGTAAAGATTTCGTGAAAGCTGATGAACTTCGCAAAGTTTTATTAGAAAAAGACATTCTTTAA
- the metG gene encoding methionine--tRNA ligase, with amino-acid sequence MSQNKKLFYVTTPIYYPSAQLHIGHAYTTTLADILNRYKKLDGYETFFLTGSDEHGEKIEKKAKEAGVTPYQFTTMIVNNFKLLWDKLGIEYSKFIRTTDKAHEDGVQKIFSKLYNKGDIYLGTYEGLYCVSCEEFLTESQLDKITQQCLVCGNKPKKVKEETYFFKVSKYSQFLINYYNDHPGFIEPEARKNEMLNNFILPGLTDLSVTRTTFSWGIKTLENNKHIIYVWIDALSNYLTALGYLSEDETLFNKFWNNADVEILQLLGKEIARFHTIYWPSMLESLGLRQPNKLLSHGWILFKDTKMSKSIGNVVDPVYLIAQYGRDVLRFYLGYEIPTDNDGKFSYEMFLESYNTHLVNNIGNLVSRVSNMISKYFNGQLLSQDPLKNDLIDSCLLAIKNYQVAMNDYQISKALSIVLELCNKANKYIEETKPWELEKNQATEQLHTTLATLAYVIIVSAFLLQPILIDHAQKIADYFNIDLQNLTFSTILNQEMIYNKKIEKKANLFERLNVEQELERIKTELEQ; translated from the coding sequence ATGAGCCAAAACAAGAAACTATTTTATGTTACAACCCCAATTTATTATCCAAGTGCCCAGTTACATATTGGTCATGCTTATACAACAACTTTAGCGGATATTTTGAACCGTTATAAGAAGTTAGATGGTTATGAAACCTTTTTTTTAACAGGTAGTGATGAACACGGTGAAAAGATTGAAAAAAAAGCTAAAGAAGCGGGAGTGACACCGTATCAATTTACAACAATGATTGTTAATAATTTTAAGCTATTATGAGATAAGTTAGGAATTGAGTATTCAAAATTTATTCGTACAACAGATAAGGCTCATGAGGATGGAGTACAAAAGATTTTTAGTAAATTATATAATAAAGGTGATATTTATTTAGGGACATATGAGGGATTATATTGTGTTAGTTGTGAAGAATTTTTAACAGAATCACAATTAGATAAAATAACCCAGCAATGTTTAGTTTGTGGAAACAAACCAAAGAAAGTTAAAGAAGAGACTTATTTTTTTAAGGTTTCAAAATATAGTCAGTTTTTAATTAATTATTACAATGATCATCCTGGTTTTATTGAACCAGAAGCTAGAAAAAATGAAATGTTAAATAATTTTATTTTACCAGGCTTAACTGATTTGTCAGTAACAAGAACAACTTTTTCATGGGGGATTAAAACATTAGAAAATAATAAACATATTATTTATGTTTGAATTGATGCATTATCTAATTATTTAACGGCATTGGGTTATTTATCAGAAGATGAAACATTATTTAATAAATTTTGAAATAACGCGGATGTTGAAATTCTGCAATTGTTAGGAAAAGAAATTGCGCGGTTCCACACAATTTATTGACCAAGTATGTTAGAAAGTTTGGGCTTACGTCAACCAAACAAACTTTTATCACATGGTTGAATTTTGTTCAAAGATACAAAAATGAGCAAATCAATTGGTAATGTTGTTGATCCCGTATATTTAATTGCTCAATATGGTCGTGATGTTTTAAGATTTTATTTAGGATATGAAATTCCAACTGATAATGATGGAAAGTTTTCTTATGAAATGTTTTTAGAATCATATAATACCCATTTGGTAAATAATATTGGAAACTTAGTATCACGGGTAAGCAATATGATTAGTAAATATTTTAATGGGCAACTTTTATCACAAGATCCATTAAAAAATGATTTAATTGATAGTTGCCTTTTGGCAATTAAAAATTATCAAGTGGCAATGAATGATTATCAAATTTCAAAAGCATTAAGTATTGTTTTAGAATTATGTAATAAAGCAAATAAATATATTGAAGAAACTAAACCATGAGAATTAGAAAAAAATCAAGCGACAGAACAATTACATACAACATTAGCAACATTAGCTTATGTTATTATTGTTAGTGCCTTTTTGTTACAACCAATATTAATTGATCATGCCCAGAAAATTGCAGATTACTTTAATATTGATTTACAAAATTTAACATTTTCAACAATTTTAAATCAAGAAATGATATATAATAAAAAGATAGAGAAAAAAGCCAATTTATTTGAGCGTTTAAATGTTGAACAAGAATTGGAACGAATTAAAACAGAATTAGAGCAATAA
- the rlmB gene encoding 23S rRNA (guanosine(2251)-2'-O)-methyltransferase RlmB: MQEYIYIYGINPVVESLLNPTMKINKLYLLEKSKNNDYYLKLAQDRQLKVAFCSVDKMTALVKTNKHQNLVLEILKPQNYLLETITTQALQKSHPFLLVLDQISDPHNFGAILRTCDMFNVDGVIILDKRQVDINATVAKTSAGAFNYVPVCRVNNLTNAVEYLKKQGFWIYATSLTAKAQKVNELRYDTPVCLIVGNEGAGISPKLLKHSDFNLYIPTTGHLDSLNVSVASAILIYHIKMLQQ; the protein is encoded by the coding sequence ATGCAAGAATATATATACATTTACGGAATTAATCCAGTTGTTGAATCTTTATTAAACCCAACGATGAAGATTAATAAATTATATTTATTAGAAAAAAGTAAAAATAATGATTATTATTTAAAGTTAGCACAAGATCGCCAGCTTAAGGTTGCTTTTTGTTCTGTTGATAAAATGACAGCATTAGTAAAAACAAATAAGCATCAAAACTTAGTGTTAGAGATTTTAAAACCACAAAATTATTTACTTGAAACAATAACAACACAAGCCTTGCAAAAGAGCCATCCATTTTTATTAGTCCTTGACCAAATTTCTGATCCTCATAATTTTGGGGCCATTCTCCGAACTTGTGATATGTTTAATGTTGATGGTGTTATTATTTTAGACAAACGACAAGTTGATATTAATGCTACTGTGGCAAAAACTTCGGCGGGAGCTTTTAATTATGTTCCTGTTTGTCGGGTTAATAATTTGACAAATGCTGTGGAATATTTAAAAAAGCAAGGTTTTTGAATTTATGCGACAAGTTTAACCGCAAAAGCACAAAAGGTTAATGAATTGCGATATGATACACCAGTTTGTTTAATCGTTGGGAACGAAGGAGCTGGGATTAGCCCTAAGTTACTAAAACATTCTGATTTTAATCTTTATATTCCAACAACGGGCCATTTGGATTCTTTAAATGTATCAGTTGCTAGTGCGATTTTAATTTATCACATTAAAATGCTTCAACAATAA
- a CDS encoding RNA polymerase subunit sigma, with protein sequence MILINEYELLYLFQEGHNNKAVISLYKLYAPFLEEVKRRTFYKYFALPIELSDLESLKYFSVLESAKMYNPQSRKKLKDFIFQRYTWDIHKQIRQCLNMKNRVLNYYVKLTNDNITNNEEYFSTRLARFDERKQVIKLFYQRLSPLEKEVFRLWYAGENIYNIHQLLALDYRQVDNAMQRIMQKTKDFYKNN encoded by the coding sequence TTGATTCTTATTAATGAATATGAACTACTCTATTTATTTCAAGAGGGTCATAATAATAAAGCAGTAATTAGTTTGTATAAATTATATGCCCCTTTTCTAGAAGAAGTGAAGCGGCGAACTTTTTATAAGTATTTTGCCTTACCAATTGAATTATCAGATTTAGAAAGTTTAAAGTATTTTTCAGTATTAGAAAGTGCAAAGATGTATAATCCCCAATCACGAAAAAAATTAAAAGATTTTATTTTTCAACGTTATACCTGGGATATTCATAAACAAATTCGACAGTGCTTAAACATGAAAAATCGAGTTTTAAATTATTATGTTAAATTAACAAATGATAATATCACAAACAATGAGGAATATTTTTCAACAAGACTTGCTCGATTTGATGAACGAAAACAAGTCATTAAACTATTTTATCAACGGTTATCACCATTAGAAAAAGAAGTTTTTCGTTTATGATATGCTGGAGAAAATATTTATAATATTCATCAACTTTTAGCTTTAGACTATCGGCAAGTTGATAATGCAATGCAACGAATTATGCAAAAAACCAAGGATTTTTACAAAAATAATTAA
- the mnmG gene encoding tRNA uridine-5-carboxymethylaminomethyl(34) synthesis enzyme MnmG, whose translation MMKEYDVIVIGAGHAGVEASLVAARMHKKTLLITLHKDKIALMPCNPSIGGPAKGIVVREIDAIGGEMAKAADATALQMKLLNSSRGPAVWALRAQSDKIKYSKYMQTVIENQVNLELYEGAVQSLLVDDNGACYGVVLKDQTQFFAKKVILTTGTYMQSLVLQGKEKKVQGPDGDITTAGLSTQLKHLGFELFRLKTGTPARVLNTSIDYTKAQSEPGTDMKLAFSYATKDFTPLQEQELCWLIHSTPTTHAIVQEHLSLSAMYSGNVKGTGPRYCPSFEDKIVRFADKPRHQIFLEPESKSLNTIYVQGFSTSMPIDVQDKMLRSLPGFEKVEVLKWAYAIEYDAIVPTQLMHTLETKRVKNLYTAGQINGTSGYEEAACQGLMAGINAVLSINNEEPFILRRDQAYIGVLIDDLITKGTEEPYRLLTSRAEYRLLLRNDNAEERLKNYAHQFGLIDNQSWSEYQANVKSYNEVIQLLKDTYFTAKSPIIQKLSSLGIVNITERISGYNLLKRPNIELKYLEEELLPLKNLKSFLKQNLLINIRFEGYIKKEQEIALKTIKLENKLIPVNLNYDLVDNLALEAREKFKKIRPISIGQANRISGINPADIQMLLFHLKKMEFESNR comes from the coding sequence TTAATGAAAGAATACGATGTAATCGTTATTGGGGCTGGACATGCTGGTGTTGAAGCAAGTTTAGTTGCTGCTAGAATGCACAAAAAAACATTGTTAATTACTTTACATAAAGATAAAATTGCTTTAATGCCATGTAATCCCTCAATTGGTGGTCCAGCAAAAGGAATTGTTGTCCGTGAGATTGATGCTATTGGTGGTGAAATGGCAAAGGCTGCTGATGCAACTGCTTTACAAATGAAACTATTAAATTCTTCGCGGGGACCAGCAGTATGAGCGTTACGAGCACAATCAGATAAAATTAAATATTCAAAGTATATGCAAACAGTTATTGAAAACCAAGTTAATTTAGAATTATATGAAGGAGCAGTCCAAAGTTTATTAGTTGATGATAATGGTGCTTGTTATGGTGTTGTTCTAAAAGATCAAACACAATTTTTTGCGAAAAAAGTTATTTTGACAACAGGAACATATATGCAATCACTAGTTCTACAAGGTAAAGAGAAAAAAGTACAAGGGCCTGATGGCGATATTACAACAGCGGGATTATCAACCCAATTGAAACATTTAGGATTTGAATTATTTCGGTTAAAAACGGGAACTCCAGCGCGGGTACTTAATACTTCAATTGATTATACCAAAGCCCAGTCAGAACCAGGAACTGATATGAAATTAGCATTTTCTTATGCTACAAAAGATTTTACCCCATTACAAGAGCAAGAATTATGTTGATTAATTCATTCAACGCCAACAACGCATGCTATTGTGCAAGAGCATTTATCTTTATCAGCAATGTATTCGGGGAATGTCAAAGGGACGGGACCACGTTATTGTCCTAGTTTTGAAGATAAGATTGTTCGTTTTGCCGATAAGCCTCGTCATCAAATTTTTTTAGAACCAGAATCAAAAAGTTTAAATACCATTTATGTGCAAGGATTTTCAACATCAATGCCAATTGATGTTCAAGATAAAATGCTGCGCTCATTGCCTGGTTTTGAAAAGGTTGAGGTTCTAAAATGAGCATATGCTATTGAATATGATGCAATTGTCCCAACGCAATTGATGCATACTTTAGAAACAAAGAGAGTTAAAAATTTATATACTGCTGGGCAAATTAACGGCACAAGTGGTTATGAGGAAGCTGCTTGTCAAGGCTTAATGGCTGGAATTAATGCAGTATTAAGTATTAATAACGAAGAACCATTTATTTTGCGTCGTGATCAAGCATATATTGGTGTTTTAATTGATGATTTAATTACAAAGGGAACCGAAGAACCTTATCGGTTATTAACTTCTCGCGCAGAATATCGATTATTGTTACGCAATGATAACGCGGAAGAACGCTTAAAAAATTATGCGCACCAGTTTGGGTTAATTGATAATCAAAGTTGAAGTGAGTATCAAGCAAATGTAAAAAGTTATAATGAAGTAATCCAGTTATTAAAAGATACTTATTTTACTGCAAAGTCACCAATTATTCAAAAGTTATCTTCATTGGGGATTGTTAATATTACTGAACGAATTTCGGGATATAATTTATTAAAACGACCAAATATTGAGTTAAAATATTTAGAAGAAGAGTTATTACCTTTAAAAAACTTAAAATCATTTTTAAAACAAAATTTGTTAATTAATATTCGTTTTGAAGGATATATTAAAAAGGAACAAGAAATTGCTTTAAAAACAATTAAATTAGAAAATAAATTAATTCCTGTCAATTTAAACTATGATTTAGTTGATAATTTAGCACTCGAGGCACGAGAGAAATTTAAAAAGATTCGTCCTATTTCAATTGGACAAGCAAATCGGATTTCGGGAATTAATCCCGCTGATATTCAAATGCTTTTATTTCATTTAAAAAAAATGGAATTTGAATCAAATAGATAA